In the Rubripirellula tenax genome, one interval contains:
- a CDS encoding serine/threonine protein kinase, which translates to MSDLTPRQFAQRAADLGLADRRSVEQAVNELGVGDHTLDDMIQVMQRNGLVTTLQTEKILKGDRKGYFYGDYKVLYLIGAGTFARVYRAEKGGEVFAVKVLRKRFRDELRELEQFLREGRMGLRLRHPHIVDILEVVPDVHNPFLVMEFVEGQTLRELVRIRGKLPADLALRLMYEIASGLAYASSLGIAHRDLKLSNVLISSDGKAKLVDFGLAALTDRNNPEKMADCPNARAIDYAALERGTGVRKDDPRSDVYFAGNMLYHMLAGVPALTETRDRLQRLNVSRFQEIVPLHERVPDVPGIANQVVQRALEFNPDKRIQSAAALQAEVKKALQILESGATRSNSDNTISSTDSPDEDEIPTNEGEGYIIMLVESKAALQNAFRERLKARGYRVLVISDPNRALDRFSPDDDPPADCVVFGAAELGSLAVEAYNKFGSDEHTAEIPALLLVDRRQTSLIASARRSPTRKLLPLPLKVRELRIALTQLLSGVERRPLGTY; encoded by the coding sequence ATGAGTGATCTGACCCCCCGACAATTCGCACAACGTGCGGCCGATCTTGGACTCGCGGACCGACGTTCGGTCGAACAGGCCGTCAATGAACTTGGCGTGGGCGACCATACGCTCGACGACATGATCCAGGTGATGCAGCGAAATGGTCTGGTCACAACTCTGCAAACCGAGAAGATTTTAAAGGGCGACCGTAAGGGATATTTTTACGGTGACTATAAGGTCCTGTACTTGATTGGTGCCGGTACGTTCGCACGCGTCTATCGCGCCGAAAAAGGTGGCGAAGTCTTTGCGGTTAAAGTCTTGCGGAAACGGTTTCGCGATGAACTGAGGGAACTGGAGCAGTTCCTGCGAGAGGGTCGGATGGGATTGAGGCTTCGGCATCCTCACATCGTCGATATCTTGGAAGTGGTTCCGGACGTGCACAATCCGTTTCTGGTGATGGAGTTTGTTGAAGGGCAAACGCTGCGAGAGTTGGTTCGGATTCGAGGCAAGTTGCCCGCCGACTTGGCGCTGCGATTGATGTACGAGATTGCCTCGGGTTTGGCGTACGCTTCTTCGCTGGGGATCGCCCACCGTGACTTAAAGTTGTCGAACGTGCTGATATCGTCCGATGGAAAAGCGAAGTTGGTGGACTTCGGGTTGGCGGCCCTCACGGACCGCAACAACCCTGAAAAAATGGCCGACTGCCCGAATGCTCGTGCGATCGACTACGCCGCTTTGGAACGCGGTACAGGCGTTCGCAAGGACGATCCTCGTAGCGACGTCTACTTTGCCGGGAACATGCTGTATCACATGTTGGCGGGAGTACCAGCGTTGACGGAAACGCGTGACCGATTGCAACGATTGAACGTGTCTCGTTTTCAAGAGATTGTGCCGCTTCACGAGCGAGTGCCGGACGTGCCCGGCATTGCCAACCAAGTGGTGCAGCGGGCGCTCGAATTCAATCCAGACAAACGCATTCAGTCGGCCGCCGCACTGCAAGCAGAGGTTAAAAAGGCGTTGCAAATCCTTGAAAGTGGAGCCACGCGATCAAATTCGGACAACACGATCTCGTCGACGGATTCGCCGGATGAGGATGAAATTCCGACCAACGAGGGCGAAGGTTACATCATCATGTTGGTGGAATCCAAAGCGGCGCTACAGAACGCGTTTCGCGAGCGATTGAAGGCGCGCGGCTATCGAGTGCTCGTGATCTCGGATCCGAACCGGGCGCTCGATCGATTTTCGCCGGACGATGATCCGCCGGCCGATTGTGTGGTTTTCGGCGCCGCCGAACTCGGATCGTTGGCGGTCGAGGCTTACAACAAGTTTGGATCCGACGAACACACCGCCGAGATACCGGCACTATTGTTGGTGGACCGTCGACAAACCAGCCTGATTGCGTCTGCTCGTCGATCGCCGACCCGAAAATTGCTGCCGTTGCCGTTGAAGGTTCGCGAGCTGCGTATCGCGTTGACGCAGTTGCTTTCGGGTGTCGAGCGTCGCCCGCTAGGTACTTACTGA
- a CDS encoding type I restriction-modification system subunit M, protein MANNHSDTEKRLWDAADEFRANSDLKSSEYAVPVLGLIFLRYADHRFTIAEQELAGKGTGRRKIGKEDYQAKGVMYVPPEARFSHLLSLPEGENIGKAINEAMKSVEAENVDLKGVLPRTYTKIDNAILVSLLKNFSQIAMDAEGDTFGKIYEYFLGNFARAEGQRGGEFFTPTSLVKLIVEIIEPYHGRIYDPACGSGGMFAQSAEFIKAHQNNPSVEISCYGQERVGETRQLCMMNLAVHSLSGDIRLGNSYYEDPHDSLGKFDFVMANPPFNVDKVDKEKIKDDPRYPFGMPRPDNANYLWIQRFYSSLSDTGRAGFVMANSAADARQSEMEIRKQLLQSHAVDVMVAIGPNFFYTVTLPCTLWFFDKAKSQPDASARDTSTKDKASKSLAHASGSDNLGWRRDKVLFIDARHTFRQVDRAHRKFSPQQIEYLANIVRLYRGEQPEFVAGEDEEVPGEEPDLKATFPKLKYADVAGLCWVATLEEIEAQGWSLNPGRYVGVADREEDDFVFAERLEELNEELEVLNSEASELEERIANNVAKLLEEAT, encoded by the coding sequence ATGGCCAACAACCACTCCGACACCGAAAAACGACTCTGGGATGCTGCCGATGAATTCCGCGCTAACTCCGACCTCAAGTCATCCGAATACGCTGTACCCGTCCTCGGCCTGATATTCCTTCGGTACGCCGATCATCGGTTCACGATCGCCGAACAGGAACTTGCGGGCAAAGGCACGGGGCGTCGCAAGATCGGCAAGGAAGACTACCAAGCCAAAGGCGTGATGTACGTGCCGCCTGAGGCCCGGTTCTCACATCTGCTTTCCCTGCCCGAAGGCGAAAACATCGGCAAGGCGATCAACGAGGCGATGAAGTCGGTCGAGGCCGAAAACGTCGACCTCAAGGGCGTTCTGCCGCGAACCTACACCAAGATCGACAACGCCATCCTGGTCTCGCTGCTGAAGAACTTCTCTCAGATCGCGATGGATGCCGAAGGCGACACGTTCGGCAAGATTTACGAATACTTCCTTGGCAACTTTGCCCGTGCCGAAGGACAACGGGGTGGTGAGTTCTTCACGCCGACCTCGCTGGTCAAGCTGATCGTCGAGATCATCGAGCCGTACCACGGACGCATCTACGACCCGGCGTGTGGATCGGGCGGCATGTTCGCTCAGAGTGCCGAGTTCATCAAAGCCCACCAGAACAATCCCTCGGTGGAAATCTCCTGCTACGGTCAGGAGCGAGTCGGAGAGACCCGGCAACTGTGCATGATGAACCTTGCCGTGCATTCGCTGTCCGGCGACATTCGCTTGGGGAACAGCTACTACGAAGACCCCCACGACAGTCTCGGCAAATTCGACTTCGTGATGGCCAATCCCCCGTTCAACGTCGACAAGGTGGATAAGGAGAAGATCAAAGACGATCCCCGCTACCCGTTCGGGATGCCACGGCCCGACAACGCCAACTACCTCTGGATACAACGGTTTTACAGCAGCCTCAGCGACACGGGCCGAGCCGGTTTTGTGATGGCGAACTCCGCCGCCGACGCTCGCCAGTCGGAGATGGAGATTCGCAAGCAACTGCTCCAGTCGCACGCCGTCGATGTGATGGTCGCCATCGGTCCGAACTTCTTCTACACGGTGACGCTCCCTTGCACGCTCTGGTTCTTTGACAAAGCGAAATCGCAACCCGACGCGTCAGCGAGGGATACCAGCACCAAGGACAAAGCCAGCAAGTCCCTCGCTCACGCTTCGGGTTCCGATAATCTCGGTTGGCGGCGCGACAAGGTCCTGTTCATCGACGCCCGGCACACGTTCCGGCAGGTCGACCGGGCACACCGCAAGTTCAGTCCCCAGCAGATCGAGTATCTGGCCAACATCGTGCGGCTGTATCGGGGTGAGCAGCCTGAGTTCGTGGCGGGTGAAGATGAAGAAGTTCCCGGTGAGGAACCGGATTTGAAGGCCACCTTCCCGAAGCTGAAATACGCGGACGTGGCGGGACTTTGCTGGGTCGCCACGTTGGAGGAGATCGAAGCACAGGGCTGGAGCCTGAATCCCGGTCGGTATGTCGGCGTGGCGGATCGTGAGGAAGACGATTTTGTCTTTGCCGAGCGGCTGGAAGAACTCAACGAAGAGTTGGAGGTCTTGAACAGCGAAGCGTCCGAGTTGGAAGAGCGGATTGCGAACAACGTCGCCAAGTTGTTGGAGGAGGCGACGTGA
- a CDS encoding restriction endonuclease subunit S, which produces MTLYPRIRIGDLVTIKGGKRLRPNEQFSSEPTRHPYIRARDVGEGIVKIQDAVYLPEDVANRLSRYRVTTGDVCITIVGANVGEMGIVPPNLDGANLTENCVRLTNNGKVTQGFLRYSLLGDDAQGQMKVLAGGAAQPKLGIYKIETVEIPLPSVPTQRKIASILSAYDDLIENNNHVVHAEPDSRLSCKLKMNSPGPSASIAFRMTVVHPRIETSRHPEHLNEFFDAIPLCSCRPGGRWELASLRRRKPS; this is translated from the coding sequence GTGACGCTTTATCCCAGAATCCGAATCGGCGACTTAGTCACGATCAAAGGAGGAAAGCGACTAAGGCCAAACGAGCAGTTCAGTTCCGAACCAACACGACACCCCTACATTCGAGCCAGAGATGTTGGTGAAGGCATTGTCAAGATTCAGGACGCTGTTTACTTACCGGAAGATGTGGCAAACCGACTGTCACGCTACCGAGTAACCACAGGGGACGTTTGCATAACCATTGTTGGTGCCAATGTCGGAGAAATGGGAATTGTCCCTCCCAATCTCGACGGTGCGAATCTAACTGAAAACTGTGTGCGGCTGACAAACAATGGAAAGGTGACGCAAGGTTTCCTGCGATATTCGCTTTTAGGCGACGACGCACAGGGTCAGATGAAAGTATTGGCAGGTGGTGCTGCTCAACCCAAACTTGGTATCTACAAAATCGAGACCGTCGAGATTCCGCTTCCGTCAGTTCCGACCCAACGGAAGATCGCTTCGATCCTGTCGGCGTATGACGATCTGATTGAGAACAACAACCACGTGGTGCACGCGGAGCCAGACTCGCGGTTATCATGCAAATTGAAAATGAACTCGCCCGGTCCGTCGGCCTCGATCGCTTTCCGAATGACCGTTGTCCATCCGCGGATCGAAACCTCTCGCCACCCGGAGCACCTCAACGAGTTTTTTGATGCAATACCGTTATGTAGTTGTCGACCTGGCGGACGGTGGGAGCTGGCATCTTTACGGCGACGAAAGCCGTCCTGA
- a CDS encoding YbjQ family protein, giving the protein MLITTTPSFSTHSIDHYFGPVFGETIYGANVLRDFFAAVTDVVGGRSSQYETLLVRGRNTAMSEMAARATKMGANAVIGMRFDYSTVGNSMLMICCIGTAVTASPLTGKYDGSPSCPP; this is encoded by the coding sequence ATGCTCATCACGACAACGCCGTCGTTTTCTACGCATTCCATCGACCATTACTTCGGGCCTGTTTTCGGCGAAACCATCTATGGCGCGAACGTGCTGCGAGACTTTTTTGCCGCCGTCACCGACGTAGTCGGGGGCCGTTCTAGCCAATACGAAACGTTGCTCGTTCGCGGCCGAAACACGGCCATGTCCGAGATGGCCGCACGCGCTACAAAGATGGGTGCAAACGCCGTGATTGGGATGCGATTCGACTACTCGACGGTCGGAAACTCGATGCTCATGATCTGTTGCATTGGCACCGCTGTCACGGCCTCCCCATTGACCGGAAAATACGACGGATCACCATCATGTCCACCGTAG
- a CDS encoding ankyrin repeat domain-containing protein, whose amino-acid sequence MLNERDYIDAITQGDDDRLAELLGSCAGDQPHLATIAERRPTNHSMGFGMTLLQLASIRKRKSGNPSKLLIDHGAWIDLHSACGLGMIERIEYLLQDRPQSLSDQVDTYFPLQFAITAGRPDVVQLLVEHGDEVNRNLKKVGYFGWEDDAVDQDSIPWSPIHMASLWGFGGVVSSGRSLTVD is encoded by the coding sequence ATGCTAAACGAACGCGACTATATCGACGCGATCACGCAGGGCGACGACGATCGGTTAGCTGAGCTACTCGGATCTTGCGCAGGCGATCAACCGCATCTCGCTACGATTGCCGAGAGGCGGCCAACGAACCATTCGATGGGTTTCGGCATGACTCTGCTGCAGCTCGCATCGATCAGAAAGCGGAAGAGCGGTAACCCGTCGAAGTTGTTGATCGATCACGGCGCCTGGATCGATCTGCATTCAGCCTGTGGGTTGGGGATGATCGAACGCATCGAATATTTGTTACAGGATCGCCCGCAAAGCCTGAGTGATCAAGTTGACACATACTTTCCGTTGCAGTTTGCGATCACCGCGGGGCGACCGGATGTCGTTCAATTACTTGTTGAACACGGCGATGAGGTAAACCGCAACCTCAAAAAGGTCGGGTATTTCGGCTGGGAGGATGACGCGGTCGATCAGGACTCTATCCCGTGGAGTCCCATTCACATGGCATCGCTTTGGGGCTTCGGGGGTGTGGTCTCTTCAGGGCGCAGTTTGACGGTTGATTGA
- a CDS encoding sulfatase-like hydrolase/transferase, whose protein sequence is MKTLLSLVVLLLLTSLGPMGSSLSAADPRPKPNVVLILTDDLGWQDVKCYDIDEPSPTETPHLDAFAKRGVMFWQAYSPAPTCAPSRCAIMSGNHPARAQKTHVVGGAPPMARNKHTRMMDPWYSGRMPADEMTLAKALGHNGYTTGHVGKWHIAIDHHAFPQPMDVGFDFTRSDRGAHSAPKDRLDGFATDDANDPYRLDKDGFPYHQNNEDALDFLRQNKDEPFFLYYATWLVHSPIHTRSKALLDKYVQKLGVDPRRTNTKEVPGQLNPFYCAMVEMLDHYVGQVIDYMDETDDPRWPGHKLSENTYVIFTSDNGGMEGGPDERYTDNNPLDRGKISAKEGGTRVPLFIVGPGIKQGVQSNVMVNGLDFYPTILSLTGSESPTGKHLDGCDLSPLLLNEPTDGGLVKFADGSVRDTMMWHFPHGVALESTIRTGDYKLIRNYDHVNTETPELELFRLYDSSGGTPQRVDIEEAINLASDLPEKAATMNRQLSDMLTEMNASYPSYNPNCADDLPGKESVCSVLSHVKTGNTVEFAFRENGAKIVRSDLIYTTNGNQKHEEWFHAPATLTDNMKVTVDLPGGTTHYLLNLIDENNFLRSYPEAGKAKGGFANQAISVADDNGEPKKKPNAKQATSFVEKDANKDQQITHAEYIGHFAEGFAKKDKNGDDVLTPDEHSHASFAGADQDKNGKLTREEFHSIFDRQFRNIDKDGDGAITAGEWNR, encoded by the coding sequence ATGAAAACGCTACTTTCACTTGTCGTACTGCTGTTGCTGACTTCGCTGGGGCCCATGGGTTCTTCGTTGAGTGCGGCCGATCCAAGGCCCAAACCCAATGTCGTGTTGATCTTGACCGACGATTTGGGCTGGCAGGATGTGAAGTGCTACGACATCGACGAACCTTCGCCGACCGAGACGCCGCATCTGGATGCGTTTGCCAAGCGAGGCGTGATGTTTTGGCAAGCGTACTCGCCCGCGCCGACGTGTGCGCCCAGTCGCTGTGCGATCATGAGTGGCAACCATCCCGCCAGGGCGCAGAAAACGCATGTGGTCGGTGGCGCGCCGCCCATGGCACGGAACAAACACACTCGCATGATGGATCCGTGGTACAGCGGGCGGATGCCGGCCGACGAAATGACGCTCGCCAAGGCACTTGGTCACAACGGTTACACCACTGGCCACGTCGGTAAATGGCACATCGCGATCGATCACCATGCGTTCCCCCAACCGATGGATGTTGGTTTCGACTTCACGCGTTCGGATCGCGGTGCTCACTCGGCACCGAAAGATCGCCTCGACGGATTTGCAACGGATGACGCGAACGATCCGTACCGTTTGGATAAAGATGGATTCCCTTACCACCAAAACAACGAAGACGCCCTCGACTTTTTGCGTCAAAACAAAGACGAACCGTTCTTTCTTTACTACGCGACGTGGTTGGTCCACTCGCCAATTCACACGCGATCAAAAGCACTTTTGGACAAGTATGTACAAAAACTTGGCGTCGATCCGCGTCGCACGAATACAAAAGAAGTTCCTGGCCAGCTAAACCCGTTCTACTGTGCAATGGTCGAAATGCTAGACCATTACGTCGGCCAAGTGATTGACTACATGGATGAAACCGACGATCCACGTTGGCCAGGGCACAAGTTGAGCGAGAACACATACGTCATTTTTACGTCGGACAATGGTGGGATGGAAGGCGGACCCGACGAACGATACACCGACAACAATCCACTGGACCGCGGAAAAATTTCGGCCAAGGAAGGTGGAACTCGCGTGCCATTGTTCATCGTTGGCCCCGGAATCAAGCAAGGTGTGCAATCCAATGTGATGGTCAATGGACTCGATTTTTATCCGACCATCTTGTCGTTGACGGGATCGGAGTCTCCAACTGGAAAGCATCTAGATGGCTGCGATCTTTCACCTTTACTGTTGAACGAACCGACTGACGGGGGACTCGTAAAATTCGCCGATGGAAGCGTGCGAGACACGATGATGTGGCATTTTCCACATGGCGTCGCACTGGAGAGCACAATCCGGACCGGAGACTACAAGCTGATCCGCAACTACGACCATGTAAACACCGAGACACCGGAACTGGAACTGTTCCGACTGTACGATTCCAGTGGCGGTACTCCGCAGCGTGTGGATATCGAAGAAGCCATCAACCTAGCGTCCGACTTGCCCGAAAAAGCAGCGACGATGAATCGACAACTGTCGGACATGTTGACGGAAATGAATGCCAGCTATCCCAGTTACAACCCAAACTGTGCCGATGATCTTCCTGGAAAAGAAAGCGTTTGCTCGGTTCTGTCTCATGTGAAGACGGGCAACACCGTCGAATTCGCATTTCGCGAGAACGGCGCGAAGATTGTGCGCAGCGACTTGATCTACACGACGAACGGAAACCAAAAACACGAGGAATGGTTTCACGCACCGGCAACTCTGACGGACAACATGAAAGTGACGGTCGATCTTCCCGGCGGAACGACTCACTACTTGCTAAATCTTATCGACGAAAACAATTTCCTGCGAAGCTATCCGGAGGCCGGCAAGGCGAAGGGCGGATTTGCGAACCAAGCGATTTCGGTCGCCGATGATAATGGCGAACCGAAGAAGAAACCAAACGCGAAGCAAGCTACTTCGTTTGTCGAAAAGGACGCCAACAAGGATCAACAGATCACGCATGCCGAGTACATCGGCCACTTTGCGGAAGGCTTCGCAAAAAAGGACAAGAATGGAGATGACGTGCTAACACCGGACGAGCATTCGCACGCATCTTTTGCCGGCGCGGACCAGGACAAAAATGGAAAGTTGACTCGCGAGGAGTTTCATTCCATTTTTGATCGTCAGTTCAGAAACATCGACAAAGACGGTGACGGAGCGATCACCGCCGGCGAATGGAATCGTTGA
- a CDS encoding sulfatase-like hydrolase/transferase, with the protein MSQFKQLRFAVLAVLLTCCCEHARSVEPSPADPAKPNVVIFVADDMGWGDSATYGNELIQTPNMDRMASQGVKFMQCYSACGVCSPSRSAILTGRTPYRNGVWRHLSGIHDAHLRESEITYPELLKEAGYETCHVGKWHLNSSQHFNNPEFPQPGEHGFDYWMYTHNNASPSHKNPNNFVRNGDPVGATQGYSAQLVAAEAAHWLKDVHDPSKPFAMSVWVHEPHSPIATDTRFESLYKGHKNSKYMGNITQMDNALGMVMDALDAQGVSENTLLFFTSDNGPVPGFGGVTGGLRGHKRSDHEGGIRVPGLARWPGHIAPGTTSDVPVIGTDIFSTVLDIVGIPIPADRTIDGVSMVPAFAGTSVQRTVPLFWRTHVSPADDRVAMRIGDWKIVGNDTLTQFQLYEIQKDWKEETDLAETMPDKTEEMKQILFKTWADIEEQGPSEWWKGERQKPTANAKLNY; encoded by the coding sequence ATGAGTCAATTCAAACAATTGCGTTTCGCGGTGCTGGCCGTTTTGCTGACCTGCTGTTGCGAGCACGCCCGATCCGTCGAACCGTCGCCGGCGGATCCCGCGAAGCCGAACGTCGTCATCTTCGTGGCCGACGATATGGGTTGGGGCGACTCGGCGACTTACGGCAACGAGCTGATTCAGACGCCCAACATGGATCGAATGGCTTCGCAGGGCGTGAAGTTCATGCAGTGCTATTCTGCTTGTGGCGTCTGTTCGCCCTCGCGTTCAGCCATCCTGACGGGACGGACTCCGTATCGAAACGGCGTCTGGCGTCACTTGTCTGGGATTCACGACGCCCATCTGCGAGAAAGCGAAATCACGTACCCCGAATTGCTCAAAGAAGCTGGCTACGAAACGTGTCACGTCGGCAAATGGCACCTCAACTCGAGCCAGCATTTCAATAACCCGGAATTTCCTCAACCGGGCGAACATGGGTTCGACTACTGGATGTACACGCACAACAACGCGAGTCCCAGCCACAAGAATCCCAATAACTTTGTTCGCAACGGCGATCCCGTCGGCGCGACGCAAGGCTATTCGGCGCAGTTGGTTGCAGCCGAGGCGGCGCACTGGTTGAAAGACGTGCATGATCCTTCGAAGCCGTTTGCAATGTCGGTCTGGGTGCACGAACCTCACTCACCCATTGCAACGGATACGCGGTTTGAATCACTGTACAAGGGACACAAGAACAGCAAGTACATGGGCAACATTACCCAGATGGACAACGCGTTGGGCATGGTCATGGACGCGTTGGATGCGCAGGGCGTCAGCGAAAATACGCTGCTGTTTTTCACATCCGATAACGGTCCCGTCCCCGGTTTCGGAGGCGTGACAGGTGGCTTGCGAGGCCACAAACGCAGCGATCATGAAGGTGGTATCCGGGTGCCAGGCCTTGCGCGTTGGCCGGGTCACATCGCACCGGGAACGACCAGCGATGTTCCCGTGATCGGAACCGACATCTTTTCCACCGTATTGGACATCGTCGGGATTCCGATTCCCGCCGATCGAACGATCGATGGTGTCAGCATGGTGCCCGCGTTTGCCGGCACGTCGGTCCAACGCACGGTGCCCTTGTTCTGGCGGACGCATGTTTCCCCAGCGGACGATCGGGTCGCGATGCGGATCGGCGATTGGAAAATCGTGGGTAACGACACGCTGACGCAATTCCAACTTTACGAAATCCAGAAAGACTGGAAAGAAGAAACCGACCTAGCTGAAACGATGCCTGATAAGACGGAGGAGATGAAACAGATTCTCTTCAAGACATGGGCCGACATCGAAGAACAGGGGCCCAGTGAGTGGTGGAAGGGTGAACGCCAAAAACCAACTGCGAATGCAAAGCTGAACTACTAA